The window TCTGGATAGGAGAGGAGGTCTGGATAGATAATCTGGATCAAGTGAAATTGGGAGATCACACCTGTTTGTCACAAGGTGCTTTACTTCTGTGTGGAAATCACGACTACAAGAAGTCCACTTTCGACTTGATAACCCGTCCCATATCTATAGCGCAAGGAGCATGGATAGGTGCGCGGTCTACCGTGGTGGGAGGTGTTTCGGTAGCCGAGCATGCTGTTCTATCCGTAGGTTCTGTTGCCACTTCTGATCTTGAAGCATATATGATCTATCAGGGAAACCCTGCTCGACCCATGCGCAAACGAGAGATACACTGATATGAAGGTCAGCCTGATCACAGTCGCCTACAACTCGGCAGCTACCATCGCGGATACCATACAGTCCATCGCGGCTCAAGACCATCCAGATATCGAATACATCATCATCGATGGTGGTAGCACGGATGGTACAATGGACCTGGTCAAAAACGCGAAAAGCGTTACGAAGTATCTCTCTGAGCCCGACCGAGGCCTTTATGATGCTATGAACAAGGGGGTGGCACTTTGTACCGGAGATATCATCGGTATTCTGAATTCAGATGACGTATATCAAGACGGTCAAGTGATATCCGATGTGGTACGCATGTTCGATGAGCAGCCTATCGATTGTGTGTATGGGGATCTGGTCTATGTCGATCCAGAAGATCTGTCCAAAGTGAGCAGGTACTGGAAATCCGGAGAATACCACCGCAAGGCATTTCTGAATGGCTGGATGCCTCCTCACCCTACCTTTTTCACCAGACGGGAATGCTATAAGACCTTCGGTGCATATGACCTTCAATTCAAGACTTCAGCAGACTATGAGTTGATGTTGCGATTCATGTTCAAGAATCATTGCAGCACGGCCTATTTACCACGTATTCTGGTCAGAATGCGAGAAGGAGGCCAGAGCAATGAGAATCTCATCAATCGGATACGAGGCAACAAGGAGGACCGACAGGCTTGGGTGAAGAATGGACTCAATCCACGTTTCTATACCTTGACGATGAAGCCTTTGAGAAAAATAAGTCAGTTCTGGAGTCGACCAGGGCAAGAGGGCTGATCAGAATTTGGCGCGGGCCTTCTTCCTTCTGGTCCGGGTATTGAACCAATTGTATTTGGATCGAGAGAATCGGCTCTTCTCGCGGATGATCATTCCAGCAGATAGAGTAGAGAATATATATCCGTCATTATTGTTGTCGACTCCACGTAGATTCTTGGTCGTTCCCTCATATCCTTCGGGGTAGTGATAGTTGTAGATCTCACCCGGATTACCAAAGGTCTCTTCGATCACCTCCGGAGTGGTCTGATTGGCCAAGGCTCTGGCAAGATCGGAATCCAATTCCTCATCGAAGGCATAGAATGTACTGATATCATCCAGATAATCGGTCATGCTGAGTCGGTATCCCAACTCCCAACCAAACCTGTATTGCTTCTGGAAAGTGAAGTAGATGCCCAGTCCCATTGGAAAGGCGACCGTCAGAGAACTGTATTCTTCTGCCTGACCTTCTGTACGTAATGGTCTGAGATCATACCATCCAGATGCATTATCTGCCGTTCCATTCTCCAGAAATCCTTGTGGGTTGTGCATGAGTGCAGCCACTCCAAGAAAACCGTAGAGTCTGAACTCGGGATTATAGTA of the Flavobacteriales bacterium genome contains:
- a CDS encoding glycosyltransferase; this encodes MKVSLITVAYNSAATIADTIQSIAAQDHPDIEYIIIDGGSTDGTMDLVKNAKSVTKYLSEPDRGLYDAMNKGVALCTGDIIGILNSDDVYQDGQVISDVVRMFDEQPIDCVYGDLVYVDPEDLSKVSRYWKSGEYHRKAFLNGWMPPHPTFFTRRECYKTFGAYDLQFKTSADYELMLRFMFKNHCSTAYLPRILVRMREGGQSNENLINRIRGNKEDRQAWVKNGLNPRFYTLTMKPLRKISQFWSRPGQEG
- the wcaF gene encoding colanic acid biosynthesis acetyltransferase WcaF, giving the protein MNKTTDLSRFDNSHYTAGGVLKRWSWYLISHIFFMHGLMPFMGPKRFILRMFGARLGRGLIIKPRVNIKYPWLLEIGDHVWIGEEVWIDNLDQVKLGDHTCLSQGALLLCGNHDYKKSTFDLITRPISIAQGAWIGARSTVVGGVSVAEHAVLSVGSVATSDLEAYMIYQGNPARPMRKREIH